A DNA window from Zingiber officinale cultivar Zhangliang chromosome 3A, Zo_v1.1, whole genome shotgun sequence contains the following coding sequences:
- the LOC122054112 gene encoding metallothionein-like protein 2C, giving the protein MSCCGGKCNCGSSCNCGSGCGGCKMYPDMAGETAAVVDFGASSHKSVEGFEMASGFEGGNCDCTYCKCGGSCSCACCGCN; this is encoded by the exons ATGTCTTGCTGCGGAGGAAAATGCAACTGCGGCTCCAGCTGCAATTGCGGCAGTGGCTGTGGAGG GTGCAAGATGTACCCGGACATGGCTGGGGAGACTGCAGCAGTCGTAGACTTTGGTGCCAGCAGCCACAA GAGCGTTGAGGGATTTGAGATGGCGTCTGGGTTTGAAGGTGGAAACTGCGACTGTACCTACTGCAAGTGCGGCGGCAGCTGCAGCTGTGCCTGCTGCGGCTGCAACTGA
- the LOC122052721 gene encoding ribulose-1,5 bisphosphate carboxylase/oxygenase large subunit N-methyltransferase, chloroplastic-like has product MDAARLLNPSCLFSPVPSPPRLSRSPAYWVQRRRRASRASFVACRRLKPCLACGADTLVARSERSSQTLPSDKIRAEGADLKSWLHQHGLPTCKVDLKERASHDGKHHPIHYVVSSEDLQEGDVAFSVPNSLVVTLERVLGNEIIAELLTTNKLSELACLALYLMYEKKQGKKSFWHPFIRELDRQRGRGQLAVESPLLWSESELAYLDGSHTKAEVLEREEGIKREYNELDTVWFMAGSLFQQYPFDIPTEAFSFEIFKQAFVAVQSCVVHLQKVSLARRFALVPLGPPLLAYKSNCKAMLTATDTAVQLVVDRPYKAGEPIVVWCGPQPNSRLLLNYGFVDEDNPYDRILIEASLNTEDPQYQEKRMVAQRNGKLAVQIFHVHVGKEKEAILEMLPYLRLGYISDAADMQSVISSQGPTCLLSPCMERAVLDQLVNYFETRLAAYPTTLIEDEDMLADGNLYPKKRVAVQLVKLEKKMIHACLQATYGFIHELPDNTISPCPAPFVPQLKI; this is encoded by the exons ATGGATGCCGCTCGCCTTCTCAACCCCTCCTGCTTATTCTCTCCCGTTCCGTCCCCTCCGCGGCTCTCTCGCTCCCCCGCCTACTGGGTTCAGAGGCGACGACGCGCGTCCCGCGCCTCTTTCGTAGCCTGCCGTCGGCTGAAACCCTGCCTCGCCTGTGGCGCCGACACTCTGGTCGCTCGATCGGAACGGAGCTCGCAGACCCTCCCCTCCGACAAGATTAGGGCGGAGGGTGCGGACCTGAAGTCTTGGCTGCACCAGCATGGGTTACCGACATGCAAGGTTGACCTCAAGGAGAGGGCTTCGCATGACGGGAAGCACCACCCTATTCATTACGTCGTGTCCAGTGAGGATCTGCAG GAGGGAGACGTTGCATTTTCGGTACCGAATTCATTAGTTGTGACTCTGGAAAGAGTTTTAGGAAACGAAATCATCG CCGAACTGTTGACAACAAACAAGCTATCTGAATTAGCCTGTTTGGCACTATATCTCATGTATGAAAAAAAGCAAGGAAAGAAGTCATTCTGGCATCCATTTATCAGGGAACTTGATCGCCAGAGAGGAAGAGGCCAGCTAGCTGTGGAATCTCCTCTTCTTTGGTCTGAATCTGAATTAGCCTACTTAGATGGCAGTCACACAAAG GCTGAAGTTCTTGAAAGAGAAGAAGGAATAAAGCGAGAGTATAATGAGCTTGACACAGTTTGGTTCATGGCTGGATCACTTTTTCAG CAATATCCATTTGACATCCCTACAGAGGCTTTTTCATTTGAGATTTTTAAGCAGGCATTTGTTGCTGTACAATCTTGTGTTGTTCATTTGCAG AAGGTAAGTTTGGCCAGAAGATTTGCATTAGTTCCTTTGGGACCTCCATTGTTGGCTTACAAGAGCAACTGTAAAGCAATGTTAACTGCTACTGATACTGCTGTTCAACTAGTAGTTGATCGGCCTTACAAAGCTGGAGAGCCTATTGTTGTATG GTGTGGACCACAACCAAACTCTAGGTTGCTTCTCAATTATGGTTTTGTTGATGAAGACAATCCTTATGACCGTATATTAATTGAG GCATCTTTAAATACAGAAGATCCTCAATACCAAGAAAAGAGAATGGTTGCTCAGAGAAATGGAAAGCTAGCTGTCCAAATTTTCCAT GTCCATGTAGGTAAAGAAAAGGAAGCCATATTAGAGATGCTACCATACCTCAGATTAGGCTACATATCCGATGCAGCTGATATGCAATCTGTTATTTCTTCTCAAGGTCCTACATGTCTG CTAAGCCCATGTATGGAGAGAGCTGTTCTCGACCAACTTGTAAACTACTTTGAGACTCGGTTGGCTGCCTACCCTACAACATTGATTGAGGATGAAGATATG CTGGCAGATGGCAACCTCTATCCAAAGAAGCGAGTCGCAGTTCAGCTAGTTAAACTAGAAAAGAAAATGATTCATGCCTGTTTGCAGGCTACTTATGGTTTTATACATGAATTACCAGATAATACAATATCTCCTTGTCCGGCTCCTTTTGTGCCACAGTTGAAAATTTAG
- the LOC122052722 gene encoding E3 ubiquitin-protein ligase XB3-like isoform X2 — protein MVTLSIFEGAWKLLQILSMILEKYSNPDIVNRHKQTPLMLAAIHGKIACVQKLFEAGANILIFDSLKGRTCLHHAAYYGHSDCLQAILSAAQSTAVVDSWGFARFVNVGDERGATPLHLAARQRRTECVRVLLDHGALVSSSTREYGHSGSTPLHLAARGGSLDCVRTLLAWGADRLQRDSSGRIPFSVAIKHNHGACAALLNPSAAEPLVWPSPLKFISELDPDARALLEVALMDANKESEKIILNERKKLLSSPANVDEAFHDDASEASETDLCFICFNQVCTIEVQDCGHQMCARCMLTLCCHNKPNPTTLCVPSPTCPFCRSNIARLVVAKTKAIDEGEKATNSKLQRSRRLRNFSGGSSSSFKGLTLSMGSFSKMGRSSGRIMNSEDMEDKPM, from the exons ATGGTCACGTTGAG CATCTTTGAAGGTGCTTGGAAATTGTTGCAGATCTTGTCGATGATCCTGGAGAAGTATTCCAATCCGGATATAGTTAATCGTCATAAACAG ACTCCACTGATGCTCGCTGCGATTCATGGGAAGATAGCATGTGTGCAAAAGTTGTTTGAAGCTGGGGCAAAT ATTCTGATATTCGATTCGTTGAAAGGAAGAACTTGCCTTCATCATGCTGCCTACTATGGTCATTCAGATTGTCTGCAAGCCATCCTCTCTGCTGCCCAATCCACTGCCGTTGTTGATTCTTG GGGATTTGCCCGGTTTGTAAATGTTGGGGATGAAAGGGGAGCGACGCCTCTACATCTTGCAGCACGGCAAAGACGGACTGAGTGTGTCCGTGTACTCTTAGACCATGGGGCTCTTGTTTCTTCTTCCACTAGGGAATATGG TCATTCTGGGAGCACTCCTCTACATTTGGCAGCTCGCGGAGGAAGTTTGGATTGTGTTCGCACATTGCTTGCATGGGGAGCCGATCGGCTCCAGAGGGATTCATCTGG GCGAATACCCTTTTCTGTAGCTATAAAGCACAATCATGGAGCTTGTGCAGCTTTGCTAAACCCATCAGCAGCAGAACCTCTTGTTTGGCCTTCTccattaaagttcatcagtgaaCTTGATCCAGATGCAAGAGCTCTTCTAGAAGTAGCTCTGATGGACGCTAACAAGGAAAGCGAGAAAATAATATtgaatgaaagaaaaaaattgtTATCATCTCCTGCAAATGTGGATGAAGCATTTCATGATGATGCTTCTGAG GCGAGTGAAACAGATCTTTGTTTCATATGCTTTAACCAAGTCTGCACCATTGAAGTACAAGACTGTGGGCATCAGATGTGTGCTCGCTGCATGTTGACTCTTTGCTGTCACAACAAACCCAACCCCACGACGTTGTGCGTACCCTCTCCAACATGCCCTTTCTGCCGCAGCAACATTGCTCGCTTAGTGGTCGCCAAGACAAAGGCAATAGACGAGGGAGAGAAGGCCACCAACTCTAAGCTGCAGAGATCCAGGAGGTTGAGGAATTTCAGTGGGGGAAGCAGCAGTAGCTTCAAGGGCTTGACATTGTCTATGGGATCATTTAGTAAGATGGGGCGTAGCTCCGGACGCATAATGAATAGTGAAGATATGGAGGACAAACCAATGTAA
- the LOC122052722 gene encoding E3 ubiquitin-protein ligase XB3-like isoform X1: MGQTLSCAGSSSDLGGFFASVQAGHLETVGAAVQEDPSLLLRSTFFNRLSALHIAAANGHVEILSMILEKYSNPDIVNRHKQTPLMLAAIHGKIACVQKLFEAGANILIFDSLKGRTCLHHAAYYGHSDCLQAILSAAQSTAVVDSWGFARFVNVGDERGATPLHLAARQRRTECVRVLLDHGALVSSSTREYGHSGSTPLHLAARGGSLDCVRTLLAWGADRLQRDSSGRIPFSVAIKHNHGACAALLNPSAAEPLVWPSPLKFISELDPDARALLEVALMDANKESEKIILNERKKLLSSPANVDEAFHDDASEASETDLCFICFNQVCTIEVQDCGHQMCARCMLTLCCHNKPNPTTLCVPSPTCPFCRSNIARLVVAKTKAIDEGEKATNSKLQRSRRLRNFSGGSSSSFKGLTLSMGSFSKMGRSSGRIMNSEDMEDKPM; the protein is encoded by the exons ATGGGCCAGACGCTGAGCTGCGCTGGGTCGAGCAGTGATCTCGGCGGTTTCTTCGCTTCCGTCCAAGCCGGCCACTTGGAGACTGTGGGCGCCGCCGTCCAAGAAGATCCCTCCTTGCTCCTCCGGTCGACCTTCTTTAATCGCCTCTCCGCCCTTCACATCGCCGCGGCCAATGGTCACGTTGAG ATCTTGTCGATGATCCTGGAGAAGTATTCCAATCCGGATATAGTTAATCGTCATAAACAG ACTCCACTGATGCTCGCTGCGATTCATGGGAAGATAGCATGTGTGCAAAAGTTGTTTGAAGCTGGGGCAAAT ATTCTGATATTCGATTCGTTGAAAGGAAGAACTTGCCTTCATCATGCTGCCTACTATGGTCATTCAGATTGTCTGCAAGCCATCCTCTCTGCTGCCCAATCCACTGCCGTTGTTGATTCTTG GGGATTTGCCCGGTTTGTAAATGTTGGGGATGAAAGGGGAGCGACGCCTCTACATCTTGCAGCACGGCAAAGACGGACTGAGTGTGTCCGTGTACTCTTAGACCATGGGGCTCTTGTTTCTTCTTCCACTAGGGAATATGG TCATTCTGGGAGCACTCCTCTACATTTGGCAGCTCGCGGAGGAAGTTTGGATTGTGTTCGCACATTGCTTGCATGGGGAGCCGATCGGCTCCAGAGGGATTCATCTGG GCGAATACCCTTTTCTGTAGCTATAAAGCACAATCATGGAGCTTGTGCAGCTTTGCTAAACCCATCAGCAGCAGAACCTCTTGTTTGGCCTTCTccattaaagttcatcagtgaaCTTGATCCAGATGCAAGAGCTCTTCTAGAAGTAGCTCTGATGGACGCTAACAAGGAAAGCGAGAAAATAATATtgaatgaaagaaaaaaattgtTATCATCTCCTGCAAATGTGGATGAAGCATTTCATGATGATGCTTCTGAG GCGAGTGAAACAGATCTTTGTTTCATATGCTTTAACCAAGTCTGCACCATTGAAGTACAAGACTGTGGGCATCAGATGTGTGCTCGCTGCATGTTGACTCTTTGCTGTCACAACAAACCCAACCCCACGACGTTGTGCGTACCCTCTCCAACATGCCCTTTCTGCCGCAGCAACATTGCTCGCTTAGTGGTCGCCAAGACAAAGGCAATAGACGAGGGAGAGAAGGCCACCAACTCTAAGCTGCAGAGATCCAGGAGGTTGAGGAATTTCAGTGGGGGAAGCAGCAGTAGCTTCAAGGGCTTGACATTGTCTATGGGATCATTTAGTAAGATGGGGCGTAGCTCCGGACGCATAATGAATAGTGAAGATATGGAGGACAAACCAATGTAA